In Apus apus isolate bApuApu2 chromosome 5, bApuApu2.pri.cur, whole genome shotgun sequence, the following are encoded in one genomic region:
- the GLRX5 gene encoding glutaredoxin-related protein 5, mitochondrial, giving the protein MSAVLRAAWRLGAAARGRAGRALSQAPGEGGGAEGGGGGSGSREAVERLVREHPVVVFMKGSPAQPLCGFSNAVVQILRLHGVEDYRAHDVLQDPDLRQGIKNYSNWPTIPQVYLNGEFVGGCDILLQMHQNGDLVEELKKLGIRSALLDAEKDQDKK; this is encoded by the exons ATGAGCGCGGTGCTGCGCGCGGCCTGGCGGTTGGGCGCGgccgcgcggggccgggccgggcgggcgctgAGCCAGGCGCCCGGGGAAGGCGGCGGCGCtgagggcggcggcggcggctcggGGTCGCGGGAGGCGGTGGAGCGGCTGGTGCGGGAGCACCCGGTGGTGGTGTTCATGAAGGGCAGCCCGGCGCAGCCCCTCTGCGGCTTCAGCAACGCTGTCGTGCAGATCCTGCGCCTGCACGGCGTGGAGGACTACCGCGCCCACGACGTCCTGCAGGACCCCGACCTCCGCCAAG GAATAAAAAACTACTCTAACTGGCCTACCATCCCACAAGTATACCTCAATGGTGAATTTGTTGGTGGCTGTGATATACTCCTCCAGATGCATCAGAATGGAGATCTTGTGGAAGAGCTGAAGAAGTTGGGAATCCGTTCAGCACTTCTGGATGCAGAAAAAGACCAAGATAAAAAGtga